The following proteins come from a genomic window of Lycium ferocissimum isolate CSIRO_LF1 chromosome 4, AGI_CSIRO_Lferr_CH_V1, whole genome shotgun sequence:
- the LOC132054335 gene encoding protein STRUBBELIG-RECEPTOR FAMILY 2 — protein MLCTMAKQIILGFTIFLIGVLFFQTVAQTDDLEVQALRDLYRALNSPAKLRNWKLEGGDPCEESWTGVSCHQSSVIEIKLEGLSLTGNLGHQLVNLKHLKHLDLSSNHFYGEIPNSLPQNLTDLNLACNNFTQSIPDSVSSMKHLRHLNLSQNLLSGPLADVFGSLENLIMMDLSHNNFSGDLPASFRALKNLTRLYLHSNEFTGSVIFLADLHLHDLNIEDNHFSGVIPESFQNINSLWIGGNRFHVGESYPPWKFPTDVMPNEQNMSSPPTTESSAIEKYPSHESGNNRKKRPGSGGIVIMVIGVVLTVIFAAVFIAIRTHRSRKQTLDSLEGCISSLQSLPISAPQASLAAQYDSPDSSSSDSPHLISSWQLPPAPTMTLKMSKRRSFSRKCKIPICAKLYTVAELQLATSNFSSVNLLGEGTLGSVYRAYFPDGQILAVKNIKTVRLSITEEEQFMEVIRTASRLRHPNIVALIGYSVGHGNHLLVYEYVRNVTLDDALHNVLCMPLIWSLRLRIAIGIARALNYLHTCCVPPITHSNLKAANILLDEDLNPRICDCGLAILRPLASNSVKIKASEMAIADSGYVAPEHVKRGSGNPKADIYSFGVLLLELLTGRRPFDSSKPKGEQSLVEWASLKLHDSESLLEMVDPTINRTIFTRALSSYADIISQCIQPQKEFRPQIAEVAQSLVSLLQKSGQEKAKSGKDKTTAEGAEVDPCERSFRSTNSRFFASPAASYYSI, from the exons ATGTTGTGCACAATGGCTAAGCAGATAATTTTGGGGTTTACAATTTTCCTTATTGGGgttcttttctttcaaactgTTGCCCAAACTGATGACCTGGAAG TACAAGCACTGAGAGATTTGTACAGAGCCCTAAACAGTCCTGCAAAACTTAGGAACTGGAAATTAGAGGGAGGTGATCCTTGTGAGGAATCATGGACTGGGGTTTCATGCCATCAATCATCAGTCATTGAGAT TAAACTTGAAGGATTAAGTCTCACTGGTAATCTTGGACATCAACTTGTTAATCTAAAACACTTGAAGCACCT AGATCTTAGTTCCAATCATTTCTATGGAGAGATACCAAATAGCTTGCCCCAAAATCTCACCGATTT AAATTTGGCATGCAATAATTTTACTCAAAGCATTCCAGATTCCGTGAGTTCAATGAAACATCTTAGGCACCT AAATCTGAGTCAGAATTTACTATCTGGACCACTGGCAGATGTCTTTGGTAGCTTGGAGAATCTTATAATGAT GGATCTGTCACACAACAACTTCAGTGGAGATCTACCTGCATCATTTCGAGCTTTGAAGAACCTTACAAGATT GTATCTTCACAGCAATGAATTTACTGGATCAGTAATTTTTCTGGCTGACCTTCATCTACATGACCT GAACATTGAAGATAATCATTTCAGTGGTGTTATTCCTGAGAGCTTTCAAAATATAAACAGCTTATG GATTGGGGGTAATCGGTTTCACGTAGGAGAAAGCTATCCTCCCTGGAAGTTTCCTACTGATGTTATGCCGAATGAGCAGAATATGTCTAGTCCTCCAACAACAGAATCTAGTGCCATTGAGAAATATCCTTCTCATGAATCAGGAAATAACAGAAAGAAAAGACCGGGCTCTGGAGGAATAGTTATTATGGTGATTGGAGTTGTACTGACGGTAATTTTTGCGGCAGTCTTCATTGCTATTCGGACTCATCGGTCTCGTAAACAGACACTCGACAGCTTAGAAGGCTGCATAAGTTCATTGCAGTCTCTTCCAATTAGTGCACCCCAAG CTTCTTTAGCTGCTCAATACGATAGCCCGGATTCCTCCAGCAGTGACTCTCCTCATCTGATTTCCTCATGGCAATTGCCACCTGCACCAACCATGACTCTGAAAATgtcaaaaagaagaagtttctcCAGGAAGTGCAAAATCCCAATATGTGCCAAACTCTATACAGTGGCAGAGTTGCAGCTGGCCACAAGCAACTTCAGTTCCGTTAATCTTCTTGGTGAAGGGACACTTGGTTCTGTTTATAGAGCATATTTCCCCGATGGACAG ATCCTGGCTGTTAAGAACATTAAGACTGTAAGGCTCTCCATAACTGAGGAAGAACAATTTATGGAAGTGATTCGAACTGCATCCCGCTTGAGGCACCCTAATATTGTTGCACTTATTGGCTATTCTGTGGGGCATGGAAACCACCTCCTTGTGTATGAGTACGTAAGGAATGTGACACTTGATGATGCCTTGCACAATGTTTTGTGCATGCCTCTGATTTGGAGCCTCCGACTCCGCATTGCCATTGGCATTGCTCGGGCACTGAA CTACTTGCACACGTGCTGTGTGCCTCCCATCACCCATAGCAATCTAAAGGCTGCCAACATCTTGCTCGACGAAGATCTTAACCCTCGTATTTGTGATTGTGGACTAGCTATCCTAAGACCACTGGCCAGCAACAGTGTTAAAATCAAG GCTTCTGAGATGGCTATTGCAGATAGTGGCTATGTTGCACCTGAGCATGTCAAACGCGGAAGTGGCAACCCAAAGGCTGATATCTATTCCTTTGGTGTCCTGCTTCTTGAGCTTTTAACTGGAAGACGGCCTTTTGACAG TTCAAAACCAAAAGGAGAGCAGTCACTGGTGGAGTGGGCTTCTTTGAAGCTTCATGACAGTGAGTCCTTGTTGGAGATGGTTGATCCAACCATAAATAGAACAATTTTCACTCGGGCTCTCTCATCTTATGCTGACATTATCTCCCAATGCATTCAG CCCCAGAAGGAATTCCGTCCTCAAATAGCTGAAGTTGCTCAGTCACTGGTGTCACTGTTACAGAAGTCTGGACAAGAAAAAGCAAAGTCTGGAAAAGATAAAACCACAGCAGAAGGCGCTGAAGTTGACCCCTGTGAGAGATCTTTTCGTTCAACCAACAGCCGCTTCTTTGCTTCACCTGCTGCAAGCTACTACTCCATCTGA
- the LOC132051459 gene encoding CDK5RAP3-like protein — MQKEDDIRNLPIDIAFARLGEWLVDRKRIPGDWRKRLAAIRAKITASFASLPKDTDPYFHTLYIEGIGYLEAKKIYEILLKSTPESRNIFGRLSGDAGVWEAIVRAYEKEYIFLGEAAQIMVQNVNYEIPYHKKQIQKTQQQLAELERKEADIKRNAALSASKYVEACQELGLQGINVRSELLETATKSLPSTFNSILEVLNGDSVSRAIEFYSDFVKDAHTEKDKTVTVVLPNLRSARERPPSIDVSVSPEVLEVMNAQAGYSGLNQMTVETDIAADGIDWDITLDSSQIDWDIGAVEETEENGNGLGPYEMVNASDILSSPRNDDVKSHQTSREDGFLAPEVSASEISWDISVDNPQVDVIEADSSQNNAAELHSLQNNLTADSVTIHDRSPLLETEYRNKILDDLFEVKAFLNQRLIELRNEDTTSLQHQVQAVAPLVLQQYSSDIIQTMLSDVSSAISLLTNRKTRDMIMILNSRRFLDRLVNTLEEKKRQEAKFKDGLKDLSSRRMELQNSMSSSWPKQEAALAKTTELKKLCEGTLSSMYDGRPVNIIGEINTLLISS, encoded by the exons ATGCAGAAGGAAGACGATATCCGCAATCTTCCAATCGACATAGCGTTCGCTCGCCTTGGAG AGTGGTTGGTTGATCGGAAGAGAATTCCAGGGGACTGGCGGAAACGACTTGCCGCCATAAGAGCTAAGATTACAGCGTCGTTTGCTTCGCTCCCTAAAGACACTGATCCTTACTTTCACACTCTTTATATTGAAG GGATCGGTTATTTGGaagccaaaaaaatatatgagaTTCTTCTGAAGTCAACACCAGAAAGCCGTAATATTTTTGGTCGGCTTTCAGGTGATGCT GGTGTTTGGGAAGCAATAGTGCGTGCCTATGAGAAGGAATACATTTTCCTTGGTGAAGCTGCTCAGATTATGGTCCAAAATGTTAACTATGAGAT CCCCTATCATAAAAAGCAGATTCAGAAGACACAGCAGCAACTGGCTGAATTGGAGCGCAAAGAAGCTGATATAAAAAGAAATGCAGCTCTTTCGGCATCTAAATATGTAGAGGCTTGTCAGGAGCTGGGCCTGCAG GGAATAAATGTGAGGTCAGAACTTCTAGAAACTGCCACTAAATCTCTTCCAAGCACATTTAACAGTATCTTGGAAGTACTTAATGGTGATTCTGTCTCACGGGCTATTGAGTTCTACTCAGATTTCGTTAAAGATGCTCATACGGAAAAGGAT AAAACTGTAACTGTTGTGTTACCAAATCTGAGGAGTGCTCGTGAAAGGCCCCCCTCGATTGATGTCTCCGTAAGCCCTGAAGTTCTGGAAGTTATGAATGCTCAAGCAGGCTATAGTGGCTTAAATCAAATGACTGTAGAAACTGACATTGCAGCTGATGGGATTGACTGGGATATTACTTTAGATAGCTCTCAAATTGATTGGGACATTGGCGCTGTGGAAGAAACAGAAgaaaatggaaatggtttgggTCCGTATGAGATGGTTAACGCTAGCGATATTTTGTCGTCTCCTCGTAATGATGATGTAAAATCTCATCAGACCTCAAGGGAAGATGGATTCCTAGCTCCTGAGGTCTCTGCATCAGAAATATCATGGGATATAAGTGTTGACAATCCTCAAGTTGATGTGATTGAAGCAGACAGTTCACAGAATAATGCTGCGGAACTGCATTCTcttcaaaataatttaactGCAGACTCAGTAACTATCCATGACAGGAGTCCTCTACTGGAGACAGAATACAGGAATAAGATacttgatgacttatttgag GTGAAAGCCTTCTTGAATCAACGGTTAATTGAGCTAAGGAACGAAGATACTACGTCTTTACAACATCAAGTCCAGGCAGTTGCTCCACTTGTTCTGCAGCAGTACTCTTCTGATATTATTCAGACAATGCTATCTGACGTTTCCTCAGCCATTTCATTGCTTACAAATAGGAAAACAAGGGATATGATCATGATCCTCAACTCCAGAAG ATTTTTGGATCGGTTGGTCAACACTTTGGAGGAGAAAAAGCGTCAGGAAGCCAAGTTTAAGGACGGATTGAAGGACTTGTCTAGTAGGCGTATGGAACTTCAGAATTCAATGTCTTCATCCTGGCCAAAACAA GAAGCAGCTCTTGCAAAAACCACGGAACTGAAGAAACTTTGTGAGGGTACACTTTCATCCATGTATGATGGACGGCCCGTGAATATCATAGGAGAGATTAATACATTGTTGATTAGTAGCTAG